The following is a genomic window from Canis lupus familiaris isolate Mischka breed German Shepherd chromosome 10, alternate assembly UU_Cfam_GSD_1.0, whole genome shotgun sequence.
TCAGAAGCGACAGCCCACAGAATCTCCCAACTGCCAGGAAATCCTCAAGCTATGTGCATGAAAAGCATTGTCACTTTATCTTAATTTGGAGCCAGGTGTTAAGGCTTCACCTGGGGCAGATGCCCAGTAGAATTTGCTAGGAATGCTCAGGAGGGGTGCAGACTCCTCAGACCCCTGGGGTCGGGAGGTGACTGGGCTACCAGAGGAAGTTTCCCTGGAATGAGGGAGAGCTGCTTCAGGTGAGCAATCTGCATTTTTGCTCTCCCTGTAGGTCACTGTGGTCTTGGGAgatcctcccctctccttcttggATTTCTCTGGGGGAAATACCAGGAATGATGGGACATAGAGGGGAGAAGGTAGTTAGAAGTGGGGGGGTGTAGTCTGGTATAGCTAGAGTTGACCCTTGGGGCCTCAGTAAACCTCCCATGAGCTTCGGATCCCTAAGAAGGGATGGAACGTGGATAGTCCAGTGATACTCAACATTGATTGCTTGACTACTGTATACTGTAAAAACTTAAAAGGCGAACTGAGGAAAACACcaacaacaaatatataaaggGTTACTGTGTTAATAAGTCTTACAAATCCaataagaaatactttttaaatcctCAGAGAACAATGTGAAGAAACAGATGAtttccagaagagaaaaacacCGATAATTGTTTGACTTTTGGTAGTCCTCAAATTAGAACATTTCCACTACCAAAttagcaaatgtttaaaaaaatcaggttttaGGGCTGGTGGTAATGGTTCAAGTAGTTCCTTTTTTAATAACAGCAAATTCATAGATGGCTGACTCTGTCTCACTGCTTGAATCCCCTCCCTCCTTGTGAAGTAGGTAGTATTACTCCCATTTTGCTGATGCAGAAACTAAGACATAGAGGTCCAATAAGTCACCCAAAGTTACGTGGTTGATGTGCAGGGTACCTGCTGCTTCAGTGCAGATAGAAGTGTAAAGGAATATAAAACCTTGTTGATGGGCAGCTTGCAAACACtaacgattttaaaaatgttcatttcctttcACCTAGTAATTCTACTTCCAGGAAATCCATCTCAAGAAAATGGCCAAGatgaatcattttgttttctgccGCACATGTGAAATGATGGCACATCATTATGATGTTGGCCCATGGTGGCGTCATAATGTAGTCTCGCACGCGCCATGGCAACGGCTGCTAGTTCACAATAAAACGCTAGACGGAAACGAAGTACAAGAAAAGTCTGCACGATATGCGCATATCGTCATAGACCATGACGTCTGTGGGTGGTGCgactgtgattttaaaaatttcctcaccgtccttttctctgtttttacaaTCAGCACTTActaattttataatcagaaacaaAACTTAAGTGTCTTCTGGTGTGTGTGCGTGGTGGATGCTGTGCAGGAGGCCCCTGCTGCTGGAGCAGTGCAccccgtccctccctccccctcctcccctgcctccccctcctcccctgcccctcccccttgcccctcctccctgcccctcctccccctcctccctccctctctctccctcctcccccttccccctccctccctctccctccccctcctccctcctcctcctcttccccctgcccctcctccctgcccctcctccccctcctccctccccctcctccccctccctcccctccccctctccctccctcccctcccccctccgcccctccaCAAGGGGCAGTCATGGTTACTCCCCCAGGTAGCAGCGCAGGCCCAGGCCTGCCCACTGGGTTCCCCGggcgtggcgggggcggggcgtggggagggtggggagcagccccccacacacacacaagcgtGGCCATGCAGTCAGCGGAGAAGGTCTCCTCCAGAGTCCTCCTGAGTGACTCAGCGTCCAAGCAGCCCAGGTGGGCCGGGATGAGGTGGCCGGGCTGCGGGGCCTCCCTGGAGTGGGTAGGGGCCCTTGGGCGCGCGAGGAGCCCGGAGAACTGGGCTGGGTGCCCGGGTGCCCGGCTCCCTCGTTGCCCTGTGGACCAGGGAGCCCTGACCTGGCccccagagctgccctggggcTCCATGCCAGCCCTTACGCTCACGCAAGCCCCTTTGCAGGGCGGGCCGCCCAGACTCCAACGctgcttgcctgcctgcctccccactccccgccctccacTCTTGCGCCCTCACTCGCCCGGACGACGCATGGGTCCAGAGTGCCATTGGGGGCTACTATGAGTTGTTTGCCGCTGCACTGGGCAACCTGGAATGGTTGCACTTCTGTCTGAGTCGGGACCGTAAGGAAATTCCAGCCGATGACAAGGCAAGGCCTAGGTGCTTGGGGGCAAGCACTGAAGTCCTCTGCATCCACAGAAAGTTCCTCACATAGTGGTTCCCTGGCCAAGGTGTGCCTGTGCAGCATCCATAGATAGCCTTTCTCCTTTCGATAGTCCTAATTTGCCTTGCTCCTGTAGGAGGGCCACTGAGGGGCAGCCAGCAAGGGTGAGCACATGTGAGAGTGGGAAAGGAGTGTGAGCGACTCTTGGGGTACAGGAAAGAGGGACAGGAACCCTAAGAAATTGCTCTGTAGGTTTGGTTGTGGACCCCAGGGGCCCCAATCCTGCTcagtctcctcctcccctcctctggcccccACAGGGCTTCACTGCCATCCACTTTGCAGCCCAGAGTGGCAAGCTTGCGTGCCTGCAGGTCTTGGTAGAGGAGTACAATTTTCCTGTGGACCTGCCCACCAACAATGGCCAGACACCCCTGCACCTGGTCATCCACGGGGACAACAAGACCATGACCCTCCCCTGCATTCACTATCTGCTTAAGCAAGGGGCGGCCCTCAACACGTGAGTCCAGCCTGTGTCCAAAAAGTGTTTTGGAGCCTAGGCAGATAGAGACCCCActtccaggacaggcagagggctGTGGGGTGACAAGGACTGGGCCCCACATAACACAGCGAGCCCACGTGGTGTAGTAAGGAGATGAGGAGAGGACAGACATCGTTCACATCCCAGCTTTGCATCTGCTAGCAAATAGcaagaccttgggcaagtcacttaacccttAGCCTCAGTACACTGGAGTCCCCTTAGAGCTTCAGAAATACCGAAGTACCAGTGCCTGTGATCCAATCAAAGGTCGAAATTGGTACGGGGGTGCGGTCTGGGCTTTGGAAGGCCTAAAAGATCCCTAAGGTGTTTCTAATTTGCAGCAAAGTTTGGGTACTCTTTCCTGAGGGTCTTCAACTGAAATGTGGGAAGATGACATGAGACTATTGTGATAACTGAGGAAACGCATGGAAAGTGCACGGATGGCATAGGGGAGACTGCACTTGCCCTATGTGCTCAGCGCCACGCCTGAGTTGAGGaccctgccctcatgaagctgATATCCTGGTGCAGGAGCAGACAGTGAAGTAGCAAACTAATAAGTGAACAAAATGACACTGTAGTAAGCAGTGACACAGGAAATAACAGGGTAATGAGGTGATGAGTAAAAGTGATAGGGTAGAGGATCTATTTTGGAAGGGGAAGTCTCCTCTAAGGAAGGGACATTTAAATTGCAGCCTGAAAACTGAGCAAGCCAGCCATGCAAGAAACCAGGGAagagtcccaggcagagggaacaacacATGCTAAGATCATACATTGGGAAAGAGTGGGGCAAGGTCAGAAGATGAGGGTGAGGAGGATGCAGCAGGGCCCAGGTCACACAGGCTTTGTGAGCCATGGCTTACACATGGCCAgtcaggggagggggggcaggagagCAAGAGTAAGGTTTAGTGCCCTCTGAGCTCTAGCCAACCCGGCAGATCTGAACTGTTGCGTATCCATATAACCAGGCTTCCACCATTCATTTAGTCCAGGCCGTCCTACAGTTGAGGagattgaagctcagagagaaggGACATGCGTCACCCAGTGGGCCGGTGGCACAGCAGGCCTGGAAGCCGGTTTGCCCACCTCTTTGATAGGCACATGGCCTttgtccttcctttcctcttcccggCTGGTGTGGCCCTCTACAGTCAGACATGCAATGGCTCTACTCCCCTCCACATGGCAGCCTTCCAAGGCCTGCTGAGCTGTGTGAAGGTGCTGGTGCAAAATGGTGCCGATGTCCATGCCCGAGATGCCACGGGCTGCAAGCCCATCGACTACTGCAAAATATGGAACCACCGCGACTGTGCCCGGTGAGGGTGTGAGAACCACCCACAGCCTGCCACCCCTTCCCTCTTCTTAGCCCTTCCCCTGGGGCCCTCACCTAAGGCTGAGCCTCTAccaggaggggctgggctgggctgggcgatAAGTGTGCAGAGGAGACCCCTGCCCAGGATATTATTCCCAAGACTTTCCACAGGGCCTCACTCCTTTGGGTTTAGCCCTACCGTTCCTTGCCCCGAGGCCTTGGATCCCCAGCAGGGTGGTGGTGATCCCACTGTCAGACACGTTCCTTTCTCACCTCACAGGATAGTAGTTAGAGGGGCCTTGGACAGTGGGAAATGGTGTCTCTGGTGGCTCCTCCCACCCTCATCCAGGCTCTCAGCAGCAGCCAGTCTTCCTAGCCCAGGTTGTCACTGGGGGATGACATACCCCCACCCTGGCAACAGGTTCTTGAAGGATGCGATGTGGAGACGGGACAAGAAGGACTTTGCTTGTGAGACGAAGAAACTGAAGAGGCTCAAGGACCAGCTGATCTTCATGGAACAGGACTACCTGACTGAATATCAGGTAAGGGGGGGCGCTGGGAAGGGGCACTGGGCAGCCACTGCTATCCAAGCAGCTGAGCACCAGAGGCCATGACTCAAGTGCAGATAGAAGAGTGGCTGGTAGCAGTCCCATCCAGAAAAAGCCTCCTTCTCTCCATGTTCTGAAACTCCACCCTTAAAAGCCACTCCTTTAGGTCAAAAACCTTGTTTTGTATTAGAAAGCAAAAGCAGCTTAAGTAAGCAAGAACTATGGCACCCCTCCTAGTGCGTTGCCTCCTTCTGGATTAGGAGGAAAATCGCTGGTGAGACTCATGCCCTCCCTACATTGGGACTCACACTGGTTAAACAGATCCAACCTTTGGGGCATTTGGCTGGCTCAATCGgtggagcaggtgactcttgatcaaggttgggagttcaagccccatgttggatgtagagattacttaaaaataaagtcttttaaaaaaatccatccttTCCAACAGACACAGAGCACTTACGGTCTGCTAGGCACCTGCTGGACCCTGAGGCTCCAGAGACAAATGAGATGTAGTCCCCTCACTCAAGGAGCTTAGGGTCTAGAATGGGAGATTGGTTATATTCCCACAGAGGAGGAAGGGCCATATGAAGAAGGGAATGGCTGACCAGGCACAAGGACCAGACAGCCCTGTGGAGGCATCGAGGTGCACGAGGGCGTGGTATCTGCAGAGGACAAAGTCAGTACAGCTAGGGGAATAGACGTGAGTTGGAGATGGGAGATGGACAGATTTGGCAGGGGCTCACACCTCTGATGGACCTGTGCTGGGGATGTATGGGGGCATGCctaaaggattttaagcaggtATAATTATATAGGATGCAAGAGCCAGAAACCCCAGAGAAAAGATGCTGGGAATCCTACGTGGATCCAGAAGTGGGGAGGGCTTCAGGGCTGGCAAAATCCAGTACTCCAGCTTGGTTCCAGCTGTGTTTCTCTCCAGTTTTCTCAGCCCCACCCTCCTGTATTATGTCACCCAGTCCTCAGAGTCCCTTGCATCCAGAGGAGGCAAAGCTCATCCATTCCCGTGGCTCTGAACTTTCCCAGAAGCCCCTTGCAGATCTCCCCTTATCTCATTGGCCTCAATTGGATCGTATGTCCATTCTTGTCCCAATCCCTAGAGCTAAAAAAGCCACATACTGACTGACCTGGGTCTGGGGCAAGGCTGATGGAAGTATTATGATGGGCTTAGCCTAATCAGAGCCTACCTCCCGAGCTGGGTCAATCTCCATACCACCTGATGGCTTAGCGACAGTCTGGGGAGCAAGGCACTGAAATAAGGGGGTGGAAAAGGGGCAGTTCTGTGACAAGCTGAAGGTTCAATTCTAGTGGAGGCAAAACAGGTAGATGGAGTCATGACCACCCAGCCCAGAGAGTCGGCCAGCTGTATCCCTGAACATACATGGTGCCCCACTTCCAGAAGCCTACCCAGACTGGTCTCCTCCGGTTCCAGGCCTTTCAAACCTTTCTGCTTGCTTCTTCCAGAGTCAAGGATTTGTCTCTCCTCCCCCATCAAACCAGAGATTCTCTCAGGGAAGGGCAGATCTCCACTATCCGAACGGGGACTTCTTTGGGGTGGAGGCTTGTCTTCCCCATGAGACTTGAGGTTTTCCATAGGGTGGAGGTCGTATCAGGTTGGAGGTCTCCCCGATGGGAGAGGTTCTATCTGCCGCACCAGCCCAAGGGCTCCCTTCAGGCAACAGTTATCTCCCTGTCAGAATGACGGCTCCCATAAGGCGGGAGTTTTCTCTCATCGGACTGAGGCCTTCAGGGGCAAGACTGCATCTGGCCAGCGACACCTGAGGTTTCCAAGGGCTGCAGCCACAGAGCCCCCTTccacaggagcagggaggaggggcagccgCCCATGACTGTCTTGCACCCTCTGATGTTGCAGAAAGAGCACCAAATTCTGAGAGAAGCCGATTTCAAGGAGTGGCTCCGTTGCAAGCAGCTGCTCCGAGGCCAGTCCCTGATCCGCAATGCCAAGCCAGGGCCTGGTGCCCCACCCGAGGCGATCACCGTGTCCAAGACCCCCAAGCACAAGGGGCCCCCCAAGAGCTTCTACCCCTCCCCGGAGGCACGCCTGAGGCAGACACCAGCGCTACAGCTGCAGCCCGTGGGGACACCCACACCCACGTACACGAAGCCCACGGTCAGGCGGCCCAAGTCGTGGAATGTGAGCAACAACCCAGCCAGATCACCCACCGCCCAGATTGGCTACCCACAGGGCATCCGCCTGGGCGTGCACCCAGACCCCAGCCCGGATCACGACTTCCGCAGCTTCCTCGAGGTGAGGCCTGATGAGCACAGGTGGGGCACAACTGTGCACGGTGGCCGGCAGCCGGGTGGCACCTGTGCCCCAGCTGCCCTTCGAGGTGATGGTGCAAGAGCTGTACCCTTCAGCGCGGCCGTACAGGATGAGAGCGCCCCAGGGCTTTCACTCCGTCAGCATGAGGGACGTGCCCCAGAAGCGGCACTTGGGTGACAACTTCTGGACTGACACTCTGGCCATGAACCTGCGCGAGACATTTGATGAAGCCTTCCTGGCAGCTCTGCGAGCCCATCAAGGGCTCCCCACTCTGCCCTCCCTCAAAAGCCCCCCATAAACTTACTTTGGTAGGCTCTCAACCTGGGGCAGCCCAAAGACAGCTGAGGTGTGGTGATTCGTGTTGTGAATGGACGAGCGGGAGAGAAGTTCTCACAGGCTTTCCACTTCTCACTCCCAAGCTCCAAGATCAGAGCCCCTTCTCTCTTAACAAAAgcctagatcccaggtctcccttCTCCACAAAGACATTTATTGGGCTCCCCAGGTTTAAGTTAGGGTAGAGGCCTGACAGTGGGCATCAGTCTCTATCCTGGGTCCAGGCATTGTAAAAGTGACACTTTGGtatccccacctctcctccccccagcccaccGGGCACAAGCCTTCCAGGATGAGGGACCCCTGGACCACTGGGCACAAGCCTTCCAGGATGAGGGACCCCTGGAAAATTCTGCCTCTTGTTCAGATTAAGTCCTTTGAGGTTTCTGTCGTTGAGGGAGGCACAAGCAGCACATctcgggggcagggagggaggacctGTGGCTCCAATCTGAGACTAAAAACGCACTtgcacttcctccaggaagctacCCTGGATCCCCTGCTTTCCCCGGCACGCACCACTACaaatcattcattaaacaaacatttattgagtgctttctaTGTACCAGGCACCAAGCCAGGCATTGTTGATACAAAAACTGAAggacagtccctgccctcaaggagcgtACAGTCTAGTGGGGAGATAGACCAGGAAGCAGGTAAGTAAGCCTAGAGCGATCTGTGTGGTGTGCTgcagggagaggggacagagcTCAGAGGAAGTGAAATTTTAAGTAGAGAAGTGACAGAGAAGGTCCCAAGGTGAGCGGAAGAAAGGGGAATCAAAGTGGCATCGTGGAATACAGGAGGCTGGGACATGGGATGCAAGGTGGCAAGTGATGAGGCCAGAGAGGTGAGCGGGAACCAGACATCACAAGTCTTGCAAGCCATGCTAAGGGGTCTGGACTTTATCCTG
Proteins encoded in this region:
- the ANKRD53 gene encoding LOW QUALITY PROTEIN: ankyrin repeat domain-containing protein 53 isoform X3 (The sequence of the model RefSeq protein was modified relative to this genomic sequence to represent the inferred CDS: deleted 1 base in 1 codon), yielding MQSAEKVSSRVLLSDSASKQPRAGRPDSNAACLPASPLPALHSCALTRPDDAWVQSAIGGYYELFAAALGNLEWLHFCLSRDRKEIPADDKGFTAIHFAAQSGKLACLQVLVEEYNFPVDLPTNNGQTPLHLVIHGDNKTMTLPCIHYLLKQGAALNTQTCNGSTPLHMAAFQGLLSCVKVLVQNGADVHARDATGCKPIDYCKIWNHRDCARFLKDAMWRRDKKDFACETKKLKRLKDQLIFMEQDYLTEYQKEHQILREADFKEWLRCKQLLRGQSLIRNAKPGPGAPPEAITVSKTPKHKGPPKSFYPSPEARLRQTPALQLQPVGTPTPTYTKPTVRRPKSWNVSNNPARSPTAQIGYPQGIRLGVHPDPSPDHDFRSFLEVRPDEHGGAQLCTVAGSRVAPVPQLPFEVMVQELYPSARPYRMRAPQGFHSVSMRDVPQKRHLGDNFWTDTLAMNLRETFDEAFLAALRAHQGLPTLPSLKSPP